The genomic region CGGACTGCCGACCGGTCCGGTATTAGCGGTTGGGTTTTGGGCAAAGCACGGCGAGTTCGTGCTCGTCACCGTCGTCGGAACGCCCAGAGCCGCGCAATTGGCCGCGCGGTCAGGATCGAGATTAATCCTGGCCTGATCGCACGGGTCATTCAGCTGCGCGAAGTTCTGTGTCGGCGGCGTGAACAGATCGCTGAGCGTCGGAACGCGGACAGACCGCGACAGATTGCCGCGGAGCCGGAGATCACGAACCGGCGACCAGATGCCGTTCAGGTTCCAGGCAAAGGTGTGGTTCGCCGCAGTGTTGTAATCAGAGTAGCGCGCCGCGCCCGACACCGTCAGCTCGTGGAAGAAGGGACGGTCCTTGAGGATCGGCACTTCGAGCTCTCCGAAGATCTCCTTGACGGAGAAGGACGGCGGATCGAACTCGGGGAAGGCATTGAAGAACGTGCCGCCCGAAGCGCTGACCGGATCGGCGATCGAGTGCGCAGTTTCCTTGCGATACTCGGCACCGATCGAGAAGCCGATTGGGCCGCCCGGCAGCTCGAACCACCGACCGCTGTTGCCGCTCATGAATGCCAGCAGGTCCAGCTCGGACGCCTTCGAAAAGAGGTGCGACGTCGTGTTCGAATAGGCGATCGCCTCAGGAGACGCGCGCCCGAAACCGAACGGGTTGATCGGAACGCAGCCAGGCGCGTCGTTCGTCGGGTCGGCATCCGCGTTCACGCCGCAGACGATGTTGCCGTTCACATCGCGGACCGCGTTGCTGGCCAGACCGAAGCCTGCGAGGTTCCCGTTCTCATCGAACAGGAGAAGGTCGTTCTTCTCGATGTTGTTCGACTTGAAGTGGCCATAGTTGGCCGAGACTTCATAATGCCAGTCGCCCAGGAAGTTGCCCTGCGCGCCGCCGACGATGCGGTAGGTCGTGCGGTGATCTTCCTCGACACGGCCGCCCCAGTCGACGTTGAAGCGGTTGAGGGGGATCGTGTTGACGGCGGGATTGGCGCACAGGCCGAACGACTGCAGAACCGCCAGATTTTGCGCAGTCAGGAACGGGTTGTTGCAGCGGAAGCTCTGAATTCCGAAGAACTGGCTGAGCCGGGCCTGGAAGAAGCTCGGCTGGCCTTCCTGATAGACCGTCTGCTTGATGTAGCTGGCTTCGATGAACGGCTTGAAAGCGTCCGAAACATCGAAGTGTGCAAGCAGATTGGCCATGTAGCGGTTGCGGCCGACTGCAAGGTCGCCGGTTTCACGAAGCGTCGAACCGCCATTGGGGTCGTTGCTTACGATCGTTCCGCCGGTGAAGTCAGTGAAGTCCTGTTGGGGAGGGTTCGAAATAATGAGGTTCCCCGCAGGATCGAACGCGAGCACCTGGCCACCGCCGAGAAAGCCGATCGAACCGCCATTCGTGACGAAGGGGTTGCGGATGCCACAGACGAAGACGTTGTCCGGAACGCCGTTCGTATTGTCGCCGCCAGCCGTTGTGGGATCGTCCGCACCGCCATTGTCGGCCGGATTCGGCTGGAAGCCGCAGACCTCCGCCGCCCGCGGACGGTCTCGGAAGAACAGCTCGCCCGCGTGCGTATATTCGAGGTTCAGCGCGACGTTGGCGCGGTCGTCGAAGAAGTTGCGGCCCATCGTCGCGGAAATGAAGTCGACCGGACGGTCGCCGCGGCTGGAGATACCAGCCTGGCCGCGGATCCGGAATCCGTCGAAGTTGCGCTTGGTGACGAAGTTCACCACGCCCGCGATGGCGTCCGAACCGTAGACCGCGGATTCACCACCGGTCACGATGTCGACCCGCTCGAGGAGGTCCTGCGGGATGTTGTCGACGTCGACGATGAAATCGCCGGGGCTGGAGGTGATGTGGCGGCGGCCGTTGACGAGCACCAGGGTGCGCGTGGTGCCGAGACCGCGAAGGTCGAGGAAGTTCTGGCCGGCGGTGCCGATGAAGCGGCCCGAGTTCTGCTGGCTGAAGGTCGACCGGAGCGCCGGAAGGTCGTTCAGCGCGTCACCGACGCTGGCCTGGCCCTGGTTGGTCAGCTCTTCCTGGCCTACCGAGGTGATCGGAACCGGAGACTGGAGGTTCGGCCGCTGGATGCGCGTTCCGGTAACGACGATCGCGCCGTTGCCGCCCGCGTTGGCCGTGGTTCCGGATTCGGTTTCGACTTCGCCCGAAACGCAATTGTCCTGGGCCGACCCAGGTCCGTTGACCGGACAGTTGGGAGGCGTCTGGCCCGGCAGGGTTGTTGGAGCAGTAGGAGCGTCCTGTGCAAATGCCGGGGTCGCGAAAGCGACAGCAGTTGCAGAGACGCCGCACAGAAGCAGGCGTGACGAACGAAACATGGAAAAACCTCCCCAAAAAAGCAGTTCAGCCCTCATCTAACGTTAGGCAGGGCCGCGCGGCGAAAGGAAGCTGTTTGGGGTCAATGGGTTGGGTTTTTCCGAAAATGTAGCATTAATGCAACATTCAGGTGCCGCTAGAGTCGTGTAAATGACTCAGCGTC from Sphingomonas anseongensis harbors:
- a CDS encoding TonB-dependent receptor domain-containing protein encodes the protein MFRSSRLLLCGVSATAVAFATPAFAQDAPTAPTTLPGQTPPNCPVNGPGSAQDNCVSGEVETESGTTANAGGNGAIVVTGTRIQRPNLQSPVPITSVGQEELTNQGQASVGDALNDLPALRSTFSQQNSGRFIGTAGQNFLDLRGLGTTRTLVLVNGRRHITSSPGDFIVDVDNIPQDLLERVDIVTGGESAVYGSDAIAGVVNFVTKRNFDGFRIRGQAGISSRGDRPVDFISATMGRNFFDDRANVALNLEYTHAGELFFRDRPRAAEVCGFQPNPADNGGADDPTTAGGDNTNGVPDNVFVCGIRNPFVTNGGSIGFLGGGQVLAFDPAGNLIISNPPQQDFTDFTGGTIVSNDPNGGSTLRETGDLAVGRNRYMANLLAHFDVSDAFKPFIEASYIKQTVYQEGQPSFFQARLSQFFGIQSFRCNNPFLTAQNLAVLQSFGLCANPAVNTIPLNRFNVDWGGRVEEDHRTTYRIVGGAQGNFLGDWHYEVSANYGHFKSNNIEKNDLLLFDENGNLAGFGLASNAVRDVNGNIVCGVNADADPTNDAPGCVPINPFGFGRASPEAIAYSNTTSHLFSKASELDLLAFMSGNSGRWFELPGGPIGFSIGAEYRKETAHSIADPVSASGGTFFNAFPEFDPPSFSVKEIFGELEVPILKDRPFFHELTVSGAARYSDYNTAANHTFAWNLNGIWSPVRDLRLRGNLSRSVRVPTLSDLFTPPTQNFAQLNDPCDQARINLDPDRAANCAALGVPTTVTSTNSPCFAQNPTANTGPVGSPFHNCLANTQTTLITSAGNPDLKEETGKSITLGAVITPRFIPGFSFSADYFDIKVTNLISVLGGNAILNNCFNASSINNQYCSLLGQRDQFGLFIEPALTSAGVNFAKQTSRGVDFDLTYRKRFANGHRLDLRGIATYTLNRTNFTDPTFPKVGDRQLSELGDPVFSGTMIAGYGIGPFDLRYTFRYIGSMTDWDYEDTHSFGPACDPIDPTQCPPFNSDVADRINTGSVTYSDIRLNFTIKNRYQMYLGVDNLFDRQPPLRLTGAGAGSGIYSGIGRFFYAGFIVDLK